In a genomic window of Piliocolobus tephrosceles isolate RC106 chromosome 1, ASM277652v3, whole genome shotgun sequence:
- the LOC111543953 gene encoding olfactory receptor 6N2 — protein sequence MKFWHGFSSHINPMFSSFLLYLSLPLDQHNHSSLAEFVFLGFASVGYVRGWLFVLLLLAYLFTICGNMLIFSVIRLDAALHTPMYHFVSVLSFLELWYTATTIPKMLANILSEKKTISFAGCLLQTYFFHSLGASECYLLTAMAYDRYLAICRPLQYPAIMTTTLCAKMTAACWICGFLCPISEVILVSQLPFCAYNEIQHIFCDFPPLLSLACKDTSTNILVDFATNAFIILITFLFIMFSYARIIGAVLKIKTASGRKKAFSTCASHLAVVLIFFGSIIFMYVRLKKSYSLTLDQTLAVVYSILTPMVNPIIYSLRNKELIKAIRRTIFQKGDKASLAHH from the coding sequence atgaagtTTTGGCATGGATTCAGCAGTCATATCaatccaatgttttcttcttttcttctttacctcagcctcccattggATCAACACAACCATTCAAGCCTGGCTGAATTTGTGTTCCTTGGCTTTGCCAGTGTGGGCTATGTCAGGGGCTGGCTTTTTGTCCTGCTGCTGTTAGCATACCTGTTCACCATCTGTGGCAACATGCTCATCTTCTCAGTCATCCGACTGGATGCAGCTCTGCACACACCCATGTACCACTTTGTCAGTGTTCTTTCCTTCTTGGAGTTGTGGTATACAGCCACCACTATCCCTAAGATGCTAGCTAATATTCTCAGTGAGAAGAAAACCATTTCTTTTGCAGGATGCCTCCTTCAGACCTACTTCTTCCACTCCTTGGGAGCTTCTGAATGCTACCTTCTTACAGCCATGGCCTATGATAGATACCTGGCCATTTGTCGGCCCCTCCAGTACCCTGCAATTATGACCACCACACTCTGTGCCAAGATGACTGCTGCTTGCTGGATTTGTGGCTTCCTGTGTCCCATTTCTGAGGTCATCCTGGTCTCCCAGCTCCCATTCTGTGCTTACAATGAAATCCAACACATTTTCTGTGACTTTCCACCTTTGCTGAGCTTGGCCTGCAAGGACACGTCCACTAACATTCTGGTGGACTTTGCCACTAATGCTTTCATAATTCTTATCACTTTCCTCTTTATCATGTTTTCTTATGCAAGGATCATTGGGGCTGTGCTGAAGATAAAAACAGCATCAGGAAGAAAGAAGGCCTTTTCTACCTGTGCCTCACATCTTGCTGTAGTCCTCATCTTCTTTGGGAGCATCATCTTCATGTATGTGCGGCTAAAGAAGAGCTATTCACTGACCCTTGACCAAACACTTGCTGTGGTTTACTCCATACTAACACCAATGGTCAATCCAATTATCTACAGTCTTCGTAACAAGGAACTCATTAAAGCCATCAGGAGGACCATCTTCCAGAAGGGAGATAAAGCTAGTCTTGCTcaccattga